The Myripristis murdjan chromosome 17, fMyrMur1.1, whole genome shotgun sequence DNA segment CCTTGTGGATTCTGTGGGACAGAGCCTGAAACTattgaacatttatttttctcttcctcgGTCACAATGCAGTTTTGGCAAGACGTTTATAGCTGGTTAAATCTTGAGATCATCAATCCTTCCTTTAATAAGACTCAGGTTTTGATTTACATGGATGGTCTGTCAAAGAAGGTATCAAAGATGGTAAACATAATTATCATCATGGGTAAATATCATATACATAAGAATAAATGGAAGAACAGTAAACCCTCTTTAGCTTGTTTTAAGAATTAAATTAAGTTATTTATCATCCTCAAAGGTGTTACCTGAAGAAAACCAGTGCACAGATGTTTTATGTGAAACTCTAAGTCTCTAACTTTCAGTCCTTGTTGTTTATGTGCATaactttttctgttgtcttGTCAACCCCCGATGCTTGTTCTTTGATTATATCTTGTTTTTGATACTTTAAAAGGCCCAGTTCTGTTACACAacacagatgttttttgtttgatatgTACACGTTGTTTACATGTGCGACAGGAgaagtgtatgtatgttttgatCTGTACAGTTTCATATACAAACTAATGTTCCCAAATGCAGTTTGTAAACTGAATCAttcaaataaagtaataataataataataataataataataataaaaggaaaacagaacCATTCAAACTGACAACAGTGCCCCCTGCTGTTTAAACAGAATATTCAGTCATGTGATAATTACTAATCAGTTAGTTTAAAAgataatcaatcaaatcaacagGTAATCTAATTATAGTTGATAGTTTCATGTAACTCCCATGATGCACCTGGTCTGCCTGAATGAACACCAACGCTGATGATGTCCGATCTTTATTGATACTTTGcaaagtgacatcatcatctgaaGAACCAACAAAACACTTCCTGTATTTACACCCAAACACAAACCCATCAGCTGATCCATCAGCTGATTTACACAAATAACTTCCCCAGGTGAGTAGCTCCGCCCCTCAGACGGGCGTGGCCCTCCACTCCTTGCCCTCAGTCAGCGCTCTGGGTTGGTGGATGAACACGCTGTATCGGACGCCCTGATTGGCCGCCGCCCTGACGAAGCCGCTGTTGGCCGTCATGGTGACGGCGCGCAGCGAGTCGCCGGTGCCGAAGATCATGAGCGAGCGGCGGTTGACCTTGGCGCTGGCGGTGAGGCGCAGGGTTCGCTCCGACGGCCGGTCCTCCACCACGCGCAGGCGGCCCAGCAGCTGGCGGGCGCGCGCCTTCTCGCCCGGCCCGCCCAGCGTGTCCAGGATCACCTGGAAGTCGTCGACGGCGGAGCGGCAGGCGAACAGCTCCTTGTCCTGCATGAAGGCGTGGAGGCGGGGCAGCACCTGCTGGCGGCGCTCCTGAGCCGCCTGCTCCGTCAGCACCTGCTCCCTGAAGGCCAGCTGGCAGCGGCCGTGGCTCAGCGCCGACACGCAGGTGATGAGCGTGGTGATGTCCAGGTTGACGCGGCGACACTCCTCCACCTTCAGCTGCGTGGGGAACGCCAGGCTGGCCACCACCGTGTGCCGGTCCACCCGCGTGAGGCCGGGCTCCGCCTcttcgtcgtcgtcgtcgtcgtcatcctctctctcctcaccggCCGCCGCTCTGCTCTCCGCCTCCGCCCCAatccctgccccctccccctcctcctccccctcctcctcctcctcctcctcccgtgTCTCGACGCTGTTGACGGCGACGATGTCGCCGCGCACGGAGATGCCGAGCTGCGTGAGGCGGTCGGCCATGGGGCTGGACACGCCGTTGTAGAAGGCGAAGACGATGTGGGGGTCGCTGTACTGGACGGGCTGCTGGCGGCTGGCGAGCAGGAAGTCGTGCGCCTGGCTGATGACGCTCTTGTCGCCGTACTGCCCGCGGCCCTGCCAGATGTTGTGCAGCGCCTCCGCCTTGCGGCCGATGGCCTTCACCCAGGTGTGGCCTCCGTTGGCGACCACGTCCACCACCAGCGACTGCTTGGCGCCGGCGGCGTCCTCGTAGGCGAAGACGCGCAGCACGGCGGACACGCCCTCCAGGCTCTCGGCCGACGCCACGACGGCGGCCAGGTGAGTGAGGTTGGTGCTGTGCAGGTGCGACTCTTTGACCTGCAGCCGCCCCGCCTGCACGCGGCTCAGGAAGCGCAGCTCCGCCCGCAGTTTGCCGCACAGCTTGGCCTTGCCCTCCACGCCGCCCGGCTGCCGCTGGCACAGCTGCTCCACGCGCTCCAGCAGCGCCTGGGCGCCGCCGATCCGCTCCTGCAGCATCGCCTGCATGGCCGCCGCCTCACCGCTGCCGGGAAACACAACCACACGTCAGCAACACCACCGCTTATTGATCAGCTATTTATCCACTGATCAGCTAGTCTCATCTCTGCAGGGGGTTCACCTCcacagggtcaggggtcaggggtcaggggtcagaggtcaggggtcaggggttaggggttaggggtcaggggtcaggggtcagaggtaaCTCTAACcccacagagcagagaggatcAACAACCTGAATATTGATTATCAAATCTGAAGCGATGTCTCTCTCCGAGCCACAGAAACAAATTTACAGCCAAGAAACTGTTTACAGTTACCgtgacgacaacaacaacaacaacaacaacaacaaacataataattaaaacaacGTCTCGGGCTCACGTCCCCACACCTGCAGGGTCAGCTGAagctggttaccatggcaacagaccTGGAGTTCACCTGCTGTGTCAGTCAGCAGCcttcacctgtgtgtgtgagtgtgtgtgtgtgtgtgtgagtgtgtgtgtgagtgtgtgtgtgtgtgtgtgtgagagtgtgtgtgtgtgtgtgtgtgtgagtgtgtgtgagtgtgtgtgtgtgtgtgtgtgtgtgtgagtgtgtgtgagtgtgtgtgtgtgtgtgtg contains these protein-coding regions:
- the c17h7orf25 gene encoding UPF0415 protein C7orf25 homolog, which codes for MQAMLQERIGGAQALLERVEQLCQRQPGGVEGKAKLCGKLRAELRFLSRVQAGRLQVKESHLHSTNLTHLAAVVASAESLEGVSAVLRVFAYEDAAGAKQSLVVDVVANGGHTWVKAIGRKAEALHNIWQGRGQYGDKSVISQAHDFLLASRQQPVQYSDPHIVFAFYNGVSSPMADRLTQLGISVRGDIVAVNSVETREEEEEEEGEEEGEGAGIGAEAESRAAAGEEREDDDDDDDEEAEPGLTRVDRHTVVASLAFPTQLKVEECRRVNLDITTLITCVSALSHGRCQLAFREQVLTEQAAQERRQQVLPRLHAFMQDKELFACRSAVDDFQVILDTLGGPGEKARARQLLGRLRVVEDRPSERTLRLTASAKVNRRSLMIFGTGDSLRAVTMTANSGFVRAAANQGVRYSVFIHQPRALTEGKEWRATPV